One genomic window of Aquisalimonas sp. 2447 includes the following:
- the nudC gene encoding NAD(+) diphosphatase, which produces MEVSAFDIQRPFDPAIEPLVRDDEDGWWFLFRQRDLLLSRLDERRVQPLYGAGDPRPQHAEQPEPHFLGRLDGTPCFAAELAGAAPDGDLIERDLFRLHGRMDMDLFLLAGRAFQILEWDRNHRFCGRCGAATYRAEAQRARVCPACGYSQFPRLTPAMMALVRRGRQLLLASAPRFPEGFYSVLAGFTEPGETLEACVRREVREEVGLEVENIRYFASQSWPFPHSLMVAFIADYAGGDIQVDGEEILHADWFTPEDLPQVPGEISIAGHLIRWFVNQHR; this is translated from the coding sequence GTGGAAGTATCCGCTTTCGATATTCAGCGACCGTTTGATCCTGCCATTGAACCGCTGGTGCGCGATGACGAAGACGGCTGGTGGTTCCTGTTTCGCCAGCGAGACCTGTTGCTGAGCCGACTGGACGAACGGCGGGTGCAACCCCTGTATGGCGCTGGCGATCCGCGCCCGCAACACGCCGAACAGCCGGAACCGCATTTTCTCGGGCGCCTGGATGGAACCCCCTGCTTCGCCGCCGAACTCGCAGGCGCAGCACCCGATGGGGACCTTATCGAGCGTGACCTGTTCCGCCTCCATGGGCGTATGGACATGGACCTGTTTCTGCTCGCCGGGCGCGCTTTCCAGATTCTGGAGTGGGATCGCAATCACCGCTTCTGCGGGCGCTGCGGCGCAGCGACGTACCGCGCCGAGGCTCAACGGGCGCGGGTCTGCCCCGCGTGCGGCTACAGCCAGTTTCCGAGGCTGACGCCGGCCATGATGGCCCTGGTCCGCCGCGGGCGTCAGTTACTGCTCGCCAGTGCGCCCCGATTCCCTGAGGGTTTCTACAGCGTTCTGGCCGGCTTTACCGAACCGGGCGAGACGCTGGAGGCGTGCGTGCGCCGGGAAGTGCGCGAGGAGGTCGGCCTGGAGGTGGAGAATATCCGCTACTTTGCCTCCCAGTCCTGGCCGTTCCCGCACTCGTTGATGGTCGCTTTCATCGCCGATTATGCGGGTGGTGACATCCAGGTGGACGGCGAGGAGATCCTGCACGCCGACTGGTTCACCCCGGAGGATTTACCCCAGGTGCCCGGCGAGATATCCATCGCCGGGCACCTGATCCGGTGGTTCGTGAATCAGCATCGCTGA
- a CDS encoding flavodoxin family protein produces the protein MSATRHLLVVAHAPSPNTQKLVDAVLRGASHEDVEYVSTRHVPPLEAGPDDVLAANAIILGTTENLGYMSGALKDFFDRIYYPCLEETQGLPYALYVRAGRDGTGTRRAVESIVTGLRWQPAQDPLICRGEFQDQFVTDCEELGLYMAAGLDTGIL, from the coding sequence ATGAGCGCAACCCGGCATCTGCTTGTGGTCGCCCATGCGCCGTCACCGAACACACAGAAGCTGGTGGATGCGGTACTGCGAGGGGCGAGCCACGAAGACGTGGAATACGTGAGTACCCGCCACGTCCCCCCGCTGGAGGCCGGTCCCGACGACGTGCTTGCCGCCAATGCCATCATTCTCGGCACCACCGAGAACCTGGGCTACATGAGCGGCGCCCTGAAGGACTTCTTCGACCGCATCTACTACCCCTGCCTGGAGGAGACCCAGGGACTGCCCTATGCACTCTACGTGCGCGCGGGCCGGGACGGCACCGGCACCCGCCGGGCGGTGGAGTCCATTGTCACCGGGCTGCGCTGGCAACCGGCCCAGGATCCCCTGATCTGCCGCGGTGAATTCCAGGACCAGTTCGTGACGGACTGTGAAGAGCTGGGGCTGTACATGGCCGCCGGACTGGACACGGGCATTCTCTAG
- a CDS encoding DMT family transporter: MAQETRATLLALGAVLLWSTVATAFKLSLEYLQPIQLLAWASVVSLLTLGALLVASGQLSVLLATARRDALRSLVLGLCNPFLYYLVLFEAYDRLPAQEAQPLNYTWAFTLALLSIPLLGQRLSRWDVIGGVIAYAGVWVIATRGDIFAPEFANPIGVLLALGSTVLWALYWIGSARDHRPPLVALFSNFAMATPVVLLVCALTVGLVPDDWRGLVGAAYVGMFEMGLAFALWLGAMRLTSSASRIGNLIFLSPFLSLVFIRILVGEHIMASTFVGLGLIVLGLVLQQTLRRA; this comes from the coding sequence GTGGCGCAGGAAACCCGTGCAACACTGCTGGCGCTCGGAGCGGTACTACTGTGGTCCACGGTGGCCACCGCCTTCAAGCTCTCGCTGGAGTACCTGCAGCCCATCCAGTTGCTGGCGTGGGCAAGCGTGGTATCGCTGCTGACTCTGGGGGCGCTGCTGGTGGCCAGTGGCCAGCTGTCGGTGCTCCTGGCCACGGCCCGGCGGGACGCGCTGCGGTCGCTGGTTCTCGGTCTCTGCAATCCTTTCCTCTACTACTTGGTGCTATTCGAGGCCTATGACCGCCTGCCGGCACAGGAGGCGCAGCCGCTGAACTACACTTGGGCCTTCACCCTGGCGCTGCTGTCCATCCCGTTGCTGGGGCAACGTTTGAGCCGCTGGGACGTGATCGGTGGCGTGATCGCCTATGCCGGCGTCTGGGTGATCGCTACCCGGGGCGACATCTTCGCTCCGGAATTCGCTAATCCCATCGGTGTCCTTCTGGCGCTGGGCAGTACGGTGCTCTGGGCGCTGTACTGGATCGGTTCCGCGCGGGACCATCGGCCGCCCCTGGTGGCACTGTTCAGCAACTTCGCCATGGCGACGCCGGTGGTGCTGCTGGTGTGTGCGCTGACAGTGGGGCTGGTGCCGGATGACTGGCGCGGGCTGGTGGGGGCGGCCTACGTCGGCATGTTCGAGATGGGGCTTGCCTTCGCCCTGTGGCTCGGCGCCATGCGCCTGACCAGTAGCGCCTCGCGGATCGGCAATCTGATTTTCCTGTCACCGTTCCTGTCCCTGGTGTTCATCAGGATACTGGTGGGCGAGCACATCATGGCGTCGACCTTCGTCGGCCTGGGTCTGATAGTGCTGGGCCTGGTGCTCCAGCAGACCCTGCGACGCGCCTGA
- a CDS encoding type 1 glutamine amidotransferase domain-containing protein translates to MSAPQILMIVTSADTMTSGKQTGLWLEEFAVPYQIFKQHGADVTVASPRGGATPVDPRSTPDDAQKQEWQEAQQRLQNTRSLGDVQAADYDAVFLPGGHGTMFDLPENPQLVTLLEAFATGDKVIAAVCHGPAGLVGVKGKDGRPLVADRRVAVFTDEEERAVELDQDVPFLLETRFRELGALVEPAPAFQVHALHDGRLVTGQNPPSSARTAELTLEALTAD, encoded by the coding sequence ATGTCCGCACCGCAGATCCTGATGATTGTCACCAGCGCCGACACCATGACCAGCGGCAAACAGACCGGGCTCTGGCTTGAAGAGTTTGCCGTTCCTTACCAGATCTTCAAGCAGCACGGCGCCGACGTCACCGTGGCGAGCCCACGCGGCGGCGCGACTCCGGTGGACCCCCGCAGCACCCCGGACGATGCCCAGAAACAGGAGTGGCAGGAAGCACAACAGCGTCTGCAGAATACCCGCTCGCTGGGCGACGTGCAGGCGGCCGACTACGACGCGGTGTTCCTGCCAGGGGGCCACGGCACCATGTTCGACCTGCCGGAGAACCCGCAGCTGGTAACGCTTCTTGAGGCGTTCGCGACCGGGGACAAGGTCATAGCGGCAGTCTGCCACGGTCCGGCGGGGCTCGTGGGCGTCAAAGGCAAGGACGGCCGGCCGTTGGTGGCCGATCGCCGGGTGGCCGTCTTCACCGACGAGGAGGAACGGGCCGTGGAACTGGACCAGGACGTGCCGTTCCTGCTGGAGACGCGCTTCCGCGAGCTCGGTGCCCTGGTCGAGCCGGCACCGGCGTTCCAGGTCCATGCCCTGCACGACGGCCGCCTGGTCACCGGCCAGAACCCGCCATCCAGCGCCCGCACCGCGGAGCTGACGCTGGAGGCACTGACCGCTGACTGA
- the pckA gene encoding phosphoenolpyruvate carboxykinase (ATP), which produces MTFSLEQHGIRVDTVLRNPTPARLYEEALAYEEGSAISASGALIAQSGAKTGRSPGDKRVVEHPDIMDDVWWGAVNIGLETDSFKSLREQARQHLSACERLYVVDGFAGWDPNYRVKIRVICERAYHALFMYNMLIRPTRDELADFGEPDYVIYNAGRARANESIDGVSSGTSVSLCLQSGSFVILGTEYAGEMKKGVFTIMNYLMPGQGVLSMHCSANEGTDGDVSVFFGLSGTGKTTLSADPRRRLIGDDEHCWSDNGVFNIEGGCYAKVIDLDPRAEPEIYNAIRFGSILENVVFDPETRQVDYHDNSLTENTRCSYPVEFIDNAKIPCTGGTPSNIIFLTCDAFSVLPPVSRLNPAQAMYHFISGYTAKVAGTEMGVTEPEATFSACFGAPFLVWHPTRYADLLAERIRNSGANVWLVNTGWTGGPYGQGQRMSLAHTRAIIDAIHDGSLAEAETSPDPVFGVAVPTSCPGVPSEVLTPANTWDDQDAYREMAAHLAQLFQQNFQAYADQASEELRNAGPRVPDGKFKRSGTA; this is translated from the coding sequence GTGACCTTCAGTCTCGAGCAACACGGCATCCGCGTGGACACCGTCCTGCGCAACCCCACCCCCGCACGCCTCTATGAAGAGGCCCTCGCCTACGAGGAAGGCAGCGCCATCTCCGCAAGCGGCGCACTCATCGCCCAGTCCGGAGCAAAGACCGGCCGCAGCCCCGGGGACAAGCGCGTGGTGGAACACCCGGACATCATGGACGACGTGTGGTGGGGGGCAGTGAACATCGGCCTGGAAACCGACAGCTTCAAGAGCCTGCGCGAGCAGGCCCGGCAGCACCTGTCTGCCTGCGAGCGGCTGTACGTGGTGGACGGCTTCGCCGGCTGGGATCCGAACTACCGGGTCAAGATCCGTGTCATCTGCGAACGCGCCTACCATGCCCTGTTCATGTACAACATGCTGATCCGGCCCACCCGTGATGAACTGGCCGACTTCGGTGAGCCCGACTACGTCATCTACAATGCCGGCCGCGCCAGGGCGAATGAGAGCATCGACGGTGTCAGCTCCGGCACCAGCGTCAGCCTCTGCCTGCAGTCGGGCAGCTTTGTCATCCTCGGCACAGAGTATGCCGGCGAGATGAAGAAGGGCGTATTCACCATCATGAACTACCTCATGCCCGGCCAGGGCGTGCTGTCGATGCACTGCTCGGCGAACGAGGGCACCGACGGCGACGTCTCGGTCTTCTTCGGCCTGTCCGGGACCGGCAAGACCACCCTGTCGGCGGATCCGCGCCGGCGGCTGATCGGCGACGACGAGCATTGCTGGAGCGACAACGGCGTGTTCAACATTGAAGGCGGCTGCTACGCCAAGGTCATCGATCTGGATCCGCGGGCCGAACCGGAGATCTACAACGCCATCCGCTTCGGCTCCATCCTGGAGAACGTCGTCTTCGACCCGGAGACGCGACAGGTGGACTACCACGACAACAGTCTGACCGAGAACACCCGCTGCTCCTACCCGGTGGAGTTCATCGACAACGCCAAGATTCCGTGCACCGGCGGCACTCCGTCGAACATCATCTTCCTCACCTGCGACGCCTTCAGCGTGCTGCCACCGGTGAGTCGCCTCAACCCGGCCCAGGCCATGTACCACTTCATCAGTGGTTACACGGCCAAGGTTGCCGGCACCGAAATGGGCGTCACGGAACCGGAGGCCACCTTCTCGGCCTGCTTCGGCGCACCGTTCCTGGTTTGGCACCCGACCCGCTACGCCGATCTGCTGGCCGAGCGCATCCGCAACAGCGGTGCCAATGTGTGGCTGGTGAATACGGGCTGGACCGGTGGTCCTTACGGGCAGGGGCAGCGCATGAGCCTGGCGCATACCCGCGCCATCATCGATGCCATCCACGACGGCTCCCTGGCGGAGGCGGAGACCAGTCCGGACCCGGTGTTCGGCGTGGCGGTGCCCACGTCCTGCCCCGGCGTACCCAGCGAGGTTCTCACGCCAGCGAACACCTGGGATGACCAGGACGCGTACCGCGAGATGGCGGCACATCTGGCGCAGCTGTTCCAGCAAAACTTCCAGGCGTACGCCGATCAGGCCAGCGAAGAGCTGCGCAATGCCGGCCCGCGAGTACCGGACGGCAAGTTCAAGCGTTCCGGCACGGCCTGA
- a CDS encoding Xaa-Pro peptidase family protein, whose amino-acid sequence MDHETYRDALRRELAGAEVAFSAEELDRREDKVRHAMAQRGLEALLVTAPADIFYLTGYTTFEVSVHACLVLGPGYAALQVPSIETGPAVVCTRVSELMGYRWEDTGGPLAPLTDLLAGTRTVGYDAWQPGFRPALLDGLRRALPGCGFHDAGDLLPAIRRVKSAAEMDYLRRSAAITRQGLDAAEAAITAGTTDSAVAAAGAQAMLGGGSEFMSMQPIVTTGPRSSVIHTNHNGRVLRDGDPVFMEFGASVHRYTAPMMRTRICGTPDQHMERIRATCRALFETLTEHMRPGHTFDDAARAAEATMAPVADEAFFSGVFGYTVGAGFPPSWVEGSGFIARGQDTLFRENMVFHLPLCLRLPGRWGIGISETVRICAAGAAEPLIENVWDF is encoded by the coding sequence ATGGATCACGAGACTTACCGCGACGCCTTGCGCCGGGAGCTGGCCGGCGCCGAAGTGGCCTTCAGTGCCGAGGAACTGGATCGGCGTGAAGACAAAGTCCGTCACGCCATGGCGCAACGCGGTCTCGAGGCGCTACTGGTGACTGCCCCCGCGGACATCTTCTACCTCACCGGTTACACCACCTTCGAGGTGTCGGTCCATGCCTGCCTTGTCCTCGGTCCCGGCTATGCGGCCCTGCAAGTGCCTTCCATCGAAACCGGACCTGCGGTGGTCTGCACCCGCGTCAGTGAGCTCATGGGCTATCGCTGGGAAGACACCGGCGGACCATTGGCACCGCTCACCGACCTGCTCGCGGGCACGCGCACGGTGGGTTATGACGCCTGGCAACCGGGTTTCCGCCCCGCTCTGCTGGATGGGTTGCGCCGTGCCCTGCCCGGGTGCGGTTTTCACGACGCCGGCGATCTGCTGCCGGCCATCCGGCGCGTGAAAAGCGCCGCCGAAATGGACTACCTTCGCCGCAGCGCCGCCATCACCCGCCAGGGCCTGGACGCGGCGGAGGCAGCCATCACGGCAGGCACTACTGACAGCGCCGTCGCGGCAGCCGGGGCACAGGCCATGCTGGGTGGCGGCAGCGAATTCATGAGCATGCAGCCGATTGTCACAACCGGCCCGCGCAGCAGCGTCATCCACACCAATCACAACGGTCGCGTTCTACGCGACGGCGACCCGGTGTTCATGGAATTCGGTGCCAGCGTCCACCGCTACACCGCGCCGATGATGCGCACGCGCATCTGCGGCACCCCGGATCAGCACATGGAACGGATTCGCGCGACCTGCCGGGCGCTATTCGAGACGTTGACCGAACACATGCGCCCGGGCCATACCTTCGATGACGCCGCCCGCGCGGCGGAAGCCACCATGGCGCCGGTGGCCGATGAGGCGTTCTTCTCTGGCGTGTTCGGATACACCGTCGGGGCCGGATTCCCGCCCTCATGGGTGGAAGGGTCCGGATTCATTGCACGGGGACAGGACACACTGTTCCGGGAGAACATGGTCTTTCACCTGCCGTTGTGCCTGCGCCTCCCCGGACGCTGGGGAATCGGCATAAGCGAGACCGTGCGGATATGCGCCGCGGGGGCAGCCGAGCCTCTTATCGAGAACGTCTGGGACTTCTGA
- a CDS encoding DoxX family protein — protein sequence MTFLQNDHLGKFLLRLTLGLLMLPHGIAKLLGGVDHIQGMLASAGLPQWLAFGVFIGEILAPLMVIAGWYCGIGALLIVINMLFAIFLAHSHEIFALSGTGGWAIELQAFFLFTAVVLILTGPGRIGLNRH from the coding sequence ATGACTTTTCTGCAGAACGACCACCTGGGCAAGTTCCTGCTGCGCCTGACGCTGGGCCTGCTGATGCTACCCCACGGCATCGCCAAACTGCTGGGCGGCGTCGACCACATTCAGGGCATGCTGGCCAGCGCCGGGTTGCCCCAGTGGCTGGCCTTCGGCGTATTCATCGGCGAAATCCTGGCGCCGCTGATGGTCATCGCCGGGTGGTACTGTGGCATCGGCGCGCTACTGATTGTCATCAACATGCTGTTTGCCATCTTCCTGGCCCACTCTCACGAGATCTTCGCGCTCTCGGGAACCGGTGGCTGGGCCATCGAGCTGCAGGCCTTCTTCCTGTTCACCGCTGTGGTCCTGATCCTCACCGGTCCGGGCCGTATCGGGCTGAACCGTCACTAA
- a CDS encoding heme-binding protein has translation MPADVFKLTVTLPLQTAREIIAASLAEGRRRGLQPLTVVVVDAGGHIVSLDREDGSGIRRVEVARGKAGAALGIGIGSGVVGERNQGRDAFLASVATASNGEFVPVPGGVLVLDGAERIIGAVGVSGDASPEDQACAVAGIEAAGCRAGLDAAG, from the coding sequence ATGCCCGCAGACGTCTTCAAGCTGACCGTCACCCTCCCGCTGCAGACCGCCCGGGAAATCATTGCCGCGAGTCTCGCCGAGGGGCGCCGCCGGGGGTTGCAGCCTCTCACCGTCGTGGTGGTGGACGCCGGAGGGCACATCGTGTCCCTGGACCGCGAAGACGGCTCCGGCATCCGCCGCGTGGAAGTCGCGCGGGGCAAGGCCGGTGCCGCTCTGGGTATTGGCATCGGCAGTGGTGTGGTCGGTGAACGCAACCAGGGCCGTGATGCCTTCCTGGCCAGTGTGGCCACGGCGTCCAACGGCGAATTCGTGCCCGTCCCTGGTGGTGTTCTGGTGCTGGACGGTGCCGAGCGGATCATCGGTGCCGTGGGTGTCAGCGGTGACGCCTCGCCGGAGGACCAGGCCTGTGCCGTTGCCGGTATCGAGGCGGCTGGCTGCCGAGCCGGACTGGACGCCGCCGGCTGA
- the asd gene encoding archaetidylserine decarboxylase (Phosphatidylserine decarboxylase is synthesized as a single chain precursor. Generation of the pyruvoyl active site from a Ser is coupled to cleavage of a Gly-Ser bond between the larger (beta) and smaller (alpha chains). It is an integral membrane protein.), translating into MARPESSGRATHSGDQRYLTGAASLADRLKSLPLYPLPQHAVSRLTHRVTRSRRKWLRRALTRWFIRRFGVDMGEALEPDPDAYPDFNSFFTRALKPGARPMPEDDDALCCPADGAVSALGHLHDQRIIQAKGQDYSLVDLLGGSADRAAPFLDGAFATIYLSPANYHRVHMPAGGTLREMVHIPGRLFSVGRHTVRTVPRLFARNERVACLFDTSAGPMAMVLVGAINVGSIETTWAGEVTPPRGRALHARRYDTNPVQLERGEEMGRFNMGSTVILLFPPATVTWKRELDADVPVRLHQALGTLRPGA; encoded by the coding sequence ATGGCTCGTCCTGAATCCTCCGGGCGGGCTACCCACAGCGGTGACCAGCGGTATCTCACCGGCGCAGCCAGCCTTGCCGACCGGCTCAAGTCGCTGCCCCTGTACCCGCTACCGCAGCACGCGGTCTCCCGGCTCACCCACCGGGTCACGCGGAGCCGGCGGAAATGGCTGCGGCGAGCGCTGACCCGCTGGTTCATCCGCCGTTTCGGCGTAGACATGGGCGAGGCGCTGGAACCGGACCCGGACGCCTACCCGGACTTCAACAGTTTCTTCACCCGGGCCCTGAAACCCGGTGCGCGCCCCATGCCGGAGGACGATGACGCCCTGTGCTGCCCGGCGGACGGCGCCGTGAGCGCCCTGGGTCATTTGCACGACCAGCGGATCATCCAGGCCAAGGGCCAGGACTACTCGCTGGTGGACCTCCTTGGGGGATCGGCGGACCGGGCGGCGCCGTTCCTGGACGGCGCCTTCGCCACCATCTACCTGTCACCGGCGAACTACCATCGGGTGCACATGCCGGCGGGCGGAACCCTGCGGGAGATGGTCCATATCCCGGGACGGCTGTTCAGTGTCGGGCGCCATACGGTGCGCACGGTGCCACGGCTGTTCGCCCGCAACGAACGCGTCGCCTGCCTCTTTGACACCTCCGCCGGCCCCATGGCCATGGTGCTGGTGGGCGCCATCAACGTGGGCAGCATCGAGACGACCTGGGCCGGCGAGGTGACCCCGCCCCGGGGACGCGCGCTGCACGCCCGGCGTTATGACACCAACCCCGTGCAGCTGGAACGCGGCGAAGAGATGGGGCGCTTCAACATGGGCTCGACGGTAATCCTGCTGTTTCCGCCGGCGACGGTCACATGGAAGCGAGAGCTTGATGCCGACGTGCCGGTGCGATTGCATCAGGCGCTGGGGACACTCCGCCCCGGCGCCTGA
- a CDS encoding SCO family protein: MTKTLQTSLITIAGISAALVALIGGMWAANNLFAPATLANSDLDATYMEGGRDITDFQLVDHNGDSFTRADLEGQWTLLFFGFTHCPDICPMTLAELSRVHEMMEDQGKGGELQTVFVTVDPKRDTPERLEAYVTNFRDDFRGITGSLDEIDVLARDMGIAHIRHDEDGGNDYMVDHGASVLLVNPDGRFQAMFGSPHRAREIGRDLATILDFHGSS, from the coding sequence ATGACAAAGACACTGCAGACTTCCCTGATCACCATCGCCGGCATCTCCGCTGCCCTGGTCGCACTGATCGGCGGCATGTGGGCGGCCAACAACCTGTTCGCGCCCGCCACCCTGGCGAACTCCGACCTCGATGCCACCTACATGGAAGGCGGCCGTGATATCACCGACTTCCAGCTGGTGGATCACAACGGCGATTCCTTCACCCGGGCGGATCTCGAGGGTCAGTGGACCCTGCTGTTCTTCGGTTTCACCCACTGCCCCGACATCTGTCCCATGACCCTGGCCGAGCTCAGCCGCGTTCACGAGATGATGGAGGATCAGGGCAAGGGCGGAGAACTGCAGACCGTGTTCGTCACCGTGGACCCGAAACGCGACACGCCGGAGCGCCTGGAGGCGTACGTCACCAATTTCCGCGATGATTTCCGTGGTATCACCGGCTCCCTGGACGAGATCGACGTGCTTGCGCGAGACATGGGCATTGCCCACATCCGCCATGACGAAGACGGCGGCAACGACTACATGGTGGACCACGGCGCCTCGGTGCTGCTGGTGAACCCGGACGGGCGCTTCCAGGCCATGTTCGGCTCGCCGCATCGGGCCCGGGAAATTGGTCGCGACCTGGCCACCATTCTCGATTTCCATGGCTCGTCCTGA
- the prmB gene encoding 50S ribosomal protein L3 N(5)-glutamine methyltransferase — MFETHRPVESLVTLRDYVRWGGSRFREAGLVFGHGTDNALDEAAALVLHTLHLEPDMSEPFWDARVTAAEGEAIVARMERRVGERLPLPYLTHEAWFAGLPFFVDQRVLVPRSPVAELIAHRFAPWLDADAVERVLDIGTGSGCIAIACALALDNAVVDAADISEDALEVARVNIKRHHLQEWVQPVQADVFDGLVPGTRYDLIVANPPYVDAGDMASLPEEYRHEPRLGLAAGDDGLDVVHRVLAEAPRWLSENGLLVVEVGNSAPAVEAAWPEVPFEWLQFERGGHGVFVLTAAELATHAGAFRRDRGRGAVS, encoded by the coding sequence ATGTTCGAGACACACCGCCCCGTGGAGTCCCTGGTCACACTGCGCGACTATGTGCGCTGGGGTGGCAGCCGGTTCCGCGAGGCCGGTCTGGTGTTCGGTCACGGCACCGACAACGCACTGGATGAAGCCGCGGCGCTGGTGCTGCATACGCTGCACCTGGAGCCGGACATGTCCGAGCCGTTCTGGGATGCCCGGGTGACGGCCGCCGAGGGCGAGGCCATCGTCGCGCGCATGGAGCGCCGGGTCGGCGAGCGTCTGCCGCTGCCGTACCTGACCCACGAGGCATGGTTCGCGGGACTGCCTTTCTTTGTGGACCAGCGGGTGCTCGTGCCGCGTTCACCGGTGGCTGAACTGATCGCGCACCGCTTCGCGCCCTGGCTGGATGCGGACGCGGTGGAGCGGGTTCTGGACATAGGGACGGGCAGCGGCTGTATTGCCATCGCCTGCGCCCTTGCCCTGGACAACGCCGTGGTGGACGCCGCCGACATCTCCGAGGATGCCCTGGAGGTAGCCCGGGTGAACATCAAGCGCCATCATCTGCAAGAGTGGGTGCAGCCGGTACAGGCCGACGTCTTCGATGGTCTCGTCCCCGGGACGCGCTATGATCTGATCGTGGCCAATCCTCCGTATGTGGATGCCGGGGACATGGCGTCCCTGCCGGAGGAGTACCGCCACGAGCCGCGCCTCGGGCTTGCCGCCGGTGACGACGGTCTCGACGTGGTACACCGGGTGCTGGCCGAGGCGCCTCGCTGGCTGAGCGAGAACGGGCTGCTGGTGGTGGAGGTGGGCAACAGCGCGCCGGCGGTTGAAGCCGCGTGGCCGGAAGTGCCCTTCGAGTGGCTGCAGTTCGAGCGCGGGGGCCACGGCGTATTCGTGCTGACGGCAGCAGAGCTTGCCACCCACGCCGGCGCGTTCCGCCGCGACCGGGGCAGAGGCGCGGTGAGCTGA
- the aroC gene encoding chorismate synthase, whose translation MSGNTFGKLFQLTTFGESHGPALGAIVDGCPPGLALTEADLQHDLDRRRPGTSRYTTQRREPDQVRILSGVFEGRTTGTPIGLLIENTDQKSKDYSEIAATFRPGHADYTYMQKYGVRDYRGGGRSSARETAMRVAAGAIAKKWLAQRYGVHIRGYLSQLGPIRLALRDWQAVDDNPFFCGDPERVPELEDYMNRLRKDLDSVGAEVTVLAEGCPPGWGEPVFDRLDADLAHALMSINAVKGVQIGAGFDAVSQRGTEHRDELTPDGFVGNNSGGVLGGISTGQDVVASMALKPTSSIVTPGRSINATGQPVEVVTKGRHDPCVGIRATPIAEAMMALVLMDHALRHRAQNGDVEPPLTPIPAEPGRRGE comes from the coding sequence ATGTCCGGAAATACGTTCGGCAAGCTGTTCCAGCTCACCACCTTCGGTGAAAGCCACGGGCCCGCCCTGGGTGCCATCGTCGACGGTTGTCCGCCCGGTCTGGCGCTGACCGAGGCTGATTTGCAGCACGATCTGGACCGCCGCCGCCCCGGTACGTCCCGATATACCACCCAGCGCCGGGAGCCGGACCAGGTGCGGATTCTCTCCGGCGTGTTCGAGGGGCGAACCACGGGCACTCCCATCGGTCTGCTGATCGAGAATACCGACCAGAAGTCCAAGGATTATTCCGAAATCGCTGCCACCTTCCGACCGGGGCACGCCGACTACACCTACATGCAGAAGTACGGCGTCCGCGACTATCGTGGCGGGGGGCGCTCGTCGGCCCGCGAGACCGCCATGCGCGTGGCGGCTGGCGCGATTGCCAAGAAGTGGCTGGCCCAGCGTTACGGTGTGCACATCCGTGGCTATTTGTCGCAGCTGGGCCCGATACGGCTTGCCCTGCGGGACTGGCAGGCGGTGGATGACAACCCCTTCTTCTGCGGTGACCCGGAACGGGTGCCGGAACTCGAGGACTACATGAACCGCCTGCGCAAGGACCTGGACTCCGTGGGCGCCGAGGTCACGGTGCTGGCAGAGGGGTGCCCGCCGGGCTGGGGTGAGCCCGTGTTCGACCGCCTGGATGCCGATCTGGCTCATGCGCTCATGAGTATCAATGCGGTGAAGGGGGTCCAGATCGGTGCCGGTTTCGACGCGGTGAGCCAGCGGGGGACCGAGCACAGGGATGAACTCACCCCGGACGGCTTCGTGGGAAACAATTCCGGCGGCGTGCTCGGCGGCATCTCCACCGGCCAGGACGTGGTGGCTTCCATGGCGCTCAAGCCCACCTCCAGCATCGTCACCCCCGGGCGCTCCATCAACGCCACCGGACAGCCGGTGGAGGTGGTGACCAAGGGTCGCCACGATCCCTGCGTGGGCATCCGCGCCACGCCCATCGCCGAGGCCATGATGGCGCTGGTACTCATGGATCACGCCCTGCGCCACCGCGCCCAGAACGGCGACGTGGAACCGCCGCTGACGCCCATCCCCGCGGAACCGGGCCGTCGGGGCGAGTAG